In a single window of the Bacillus clarus genome:
- a CDS encoding FbpB family small basic protein, with translation MRRNRRKSFEELVKENKQQLLGDREAIDRIEERIEKRYEMQLFKQAE, from the coding sequence ATGAGAAGAAATCGCCGGAAATCGTTTGAAGAACTTGTTAAGGAAAACAAGCAGCAATTATTAGGTGATCGCGAAGCAATCGATCGAATTGAAGAACGTATTGAAAAGCGCTATGAAATGCAACTTTTTAAGCAAGCTGAATAA
- a CDS encoding small acid-soluble spore protein P, translating into MGKNNNKSIRQNSEKGQSSGQPEPLSGSHKVKNRNHSRQKNHAHHDM; encoded by the coding sequence ATGGGAAAAAACAATAATAAATCTATTCGCCAAAATTCAGAAAAGGGGCAGTCTTCTGGACAACCAGAACCTTTAAGCGGATCACACAAAGTGAAAAACCGAAATCATTCTCGACAAAAAAACCATGCACATCATGACATGTAA
- a CDS encoding acetyl-CoA C-acyltransferase, with protein MNRAVIVEVKRTPIGKKNGMLRDYEVQQLAAPLLACLSEGIEREIDDVILGNVVGPGGNVARLSALEAGLGYHIPGVTIDRQCGAGLEAIRTACHLIQGGAGNCYIAGGVESTSTSLFKNRARFSPDSIGNPDMGLAAEYVAERYNITKEMQDEYACLSYKRTLQALEKEYIQEEILPSYFNGILDEAVKREMNYERMIKRTKPVFLQNGTVTAGNSCGVNDGACAVLVMEEEQARELGYKPVLRFVHSAVVGVDPNLPGTGPIFAMQKLLGEMNLVIEDIDSIEMNEAFAAKVVACAQTLQIPYEKLNVNGGAIALGHPYGASGAMLVARLFYQARRENVKYVVATLGIGGGIGLALLFEKVEG; from the coding sequence ATGAATAGAGCGGTTATTGTAGAAGTGAAAAGGACGCCCATTGGCAAGAAAAATGGGATGTTGAGAGATTATGAAGTTCAGCAATTAGCTGCACCGCTTCTTGCATGTTTGAGTGAAGGAATTGAGCGAGAAATAGATGATGTCATATTAGGGAATGTCGTTGGTCCAGGAGGTAACGTTGCAAGATTATCTGCTTTAGAAGCGGGACTTGGTTATCATATTCCTGGTGTGACGATTGATCGGCAATGCGGCGCTGGCTTAGAAGCAATTCGCACCGCATGTCATCTTATTCAAGGTGGTGCAGGTAATTGTTATATCGCTGGAGGAGTAGAAAGTACGAGTACCTCACTTTTTAAGAATAGAGCACGTTTTTCACCGGATAGCATAGGAAATCCTGATATGGGATTAGCAGCTGAGTATGTTGCAGAGCGGTATAACATAACAAAAGAGATGCAAGATGAATATGCTTGTCTTAGCTATAAACGGACATTACAAGCATTAGAAAAAGAATATATACAAGAAGAGATATTACCTAGTTATTTTAACGGAATACTGGATGAAGCAGTAAAGCGAGAAATGAATTATGAAAGGATGATTAAGAGAACAAAGCCTGTATTTTTACAAAATGGAACGGTAACAGCAGGCAATTCGTGTGGTGTAAATGATGGAGCATGTGCTGTTCTTGTAATGGAAGAAGAACAGGCTCGGGAATTAGGATATAAGCCTGTTCTTCGTTTCGTTCATAGCGCTGTAGTTGGAGTGGACCCAAACCTTCCAGGAACTGGTCCGATATTTGCCATGCAAAAACTGCTGGGAGAAATGAATTTAGTAATAGAAGATATTGATTCTATTGAAATGAATGAAGCGTTCGCTGCTAAAGTTGTCGCATGTGCACAAACGTTACAAATTCCGTATGAAAAGTTAAATGTAAATGGTGGTGCAATTGCACTTGGTCATCCGTACGGTGCGTCTGGAGCTATGCTGGTAGCGCGTTTGTTTTATCAAGCAAGAAGAGAGAATGTGAAATATGTAGTGGCGACATTGGGGATTGGCGGAGGAATAGGGCTTGCTCTATTATTTGAAAAAGTAGAGGGATAG
- the sspO gene encoding small acid-soluble spore protein O, with the protein MGKRKANHAIPGMNAASAQGQGTGYNEEFANEPLTPAQRQNNKKRKKNQ; encoded by the coding sequence ATGGGTAAACGAAAAGCAAACCATGCCATTCCAGGTATGAATGCTGCATCTGCACAAGGGCAAGGAACTGGATATAATGAAGAATTCGCAAACGAGCCTTTAACACCTGCGCAGCGACAAAATAATAAAAAACGAAAAAAGAATCAGTAA
- the tlp gene encoding small acid-soluble spore protein Tlp → MPNPDNRSDNAEKLQEMVQNTIDNFNEAKETAELSNEKDRAAIEAKNQRRLESIDSLKSEIKDES, encoded by the coding sequence ATGCCAAATCCAGACAATCGAAGTGACAATGCTGAAAAATTGCAAGAAATGGTACAAAATACGATTGATAATTTTAATGAGGCAAAAGAAACAGCGGAACTTTCTAATGAAAAAGATCGTGCTGCAATTGAAGCGAAAAACCAAAGACGTTTAGAAAGTATTGATTCATTAAAAAGTGAAATTAAAGATGAATCTTAA
- the sspN gene encoding acid-soluble spore protein SspN, whose translation MGNPKKNSKDFAPNQIGTQSKKAGGNKGKQMQDQTGKQPIVDNG comes from the coding sequence ATGGGTAATCCAAAAAAGAATTCAAAAGACTTTGCACCAAATCAAATTGGAACGCAATCGAAAAAAGCTGGTGGAAATAAAGGGAAGCAAATGCAAGACCAAACTGGAAAGCAACCAATAGTTGATAACGGTTAA
- a CDS encoding MDR family MFS transporter has protein sequence MKGKLQHIHPLGMTIIIGTLFARFATSMSIPFLAIYLTTVKGVSAGMTGAIIGTSALVGVFASFIGGNLSDRFGRKSIMMWSIIVWIFVFIGFSVADHVLSFLLLNALNGLCRSFFEPTSRALLSDLTKPEYRLLAYNLRYGAVNVGVAVGPLVGLQLGSAKSTIPFLVAAGVYILYTVVLSFQFKKYPPGEEKGNVEEPVTMLKAISILRKDIVFLVALIGIILSNSGFSHLTTTVSQYFANAHIFEDGVKLFSYMLTVNAIVVVAIQYPVIQMCKRYTPLASIIIGTLFVSGGLFGFGMVESILGAAICTIIFTIGEVLMFSMTDVFIDDIAAPHLKGTYFGAMGFSGIGGVIGPWFGGILLDHYGYQNGFVVFLILAIFSTVAFPVLFVTKSLLKKRYIEDSKTEIHAK, from the coding sequence ATGAAGGGGAAGTTACAACATATTCATCCGCTTGGAATGACCATTATTATAGGGACTTTATTTGCAAGGTTTGCCACTTCAATGAGTATTCCTTTTTTAGCAATTTATTTAACGACTGTTAAAGGGGTATCGGCTGGAATGACTGGTGCTATCATTGGAACAAGTGCACTTGTTGGGGTTTTTGCTAGTTTTATTGGTGGTAATTTATCGGATCGATTTGGTCGGAAATCGATTATGATGTGGTCTATTATCGTTTGGATTTTTGTATTTATAGGATTTTCAGTCGCGGATCATGTTTTAAGTTTCCTCCTATTAAACGCTTTAAATGGCTTATGTCGTTCTTTTTTTGAGCCGACATCAAGAGCCTTATTATCCGATTTAACAAAACCGGAGTATCGTTTACTTGCGTACAATTTACGGTATGGTGCGGTAAATGTCGGGGTAGCCGTCGGTCCACTTGTTGGATTACAGCTTGGAAGTGCAAAATCAACAATTCCATTTTTAGTAGCAGCCGGAGTATACATTTTATACACAGTGGTATTATCGTTTCAATTCAAAAAGTATCCACCTGGAGAAGAAAAAGGGAATGTAGAAGAGCCTGTTACAATGTTAAAGGCGATTAGCATATTACGGAAAGATATAGTATTTTTAGTTGCTTTAATTGGTATTATTTTGAGCAATAGTGGTTTTTCACATTTGACAACGACGGTATCTCAATATTTTGCAAACGCACATATATTTGAAGATGGGGTAAAGTTATTCTCCTACATGCTAACTGTAAATGCAATTGTCGTAGTAGCCATTCAATACCCTGTTATTCAAATGTGTAAAAGGTATACACCATTAGCATCTATTATTATTGGTACGCTATTTGTGAGTGGGGGATTATTCGGATTCGGAATGGTAGAATCGATATTAGGTGCGGCTATTTGTACAATTATTTTTACAATAGGAGAAGTATTAATGTTTTCAATGACAGACGTATTTATTGACGATATCGCTGCGCCTCATTTGAAAGGGACATATTTTGGGGCTATGGGTTTTTCAGGGATTGGAGGAGTAATTGGGCCGTGGTTTGGCGGGATACTGCTCGATCATTATGGATATCAAAATGGTTTTGTTGTATTTCTTATATTAGCTATTTTTTCAACAGTAGCATTTCCGGTACTTTTCGTTACGAAAAGTTTATTGAAAAAAAGATATATTGAAGATTCCAAAACAGAAATACATGCGAAATAA
- the pdaB gene encoding polysaccharide deacetylase family sporulation protein PdaB → MLKRKIILSIFSLICAVHIFQVDKVEAKMLLRKELEPTGYVTWEVPNNEKIIAITFDDGPDPTYTPQVLNLLRQYNAEATFFMIGFRVQRNPNLVHQVLKEGHEIGNHTMNHLYANNASDEKLKSDILDGKKYFRKWVKEPLLFRPPGGYINDAVFTTAKEAGYQIVLWSWHQDPRDWANPGTESIVNHVIKNAKSGDIVLLHDGGNDRSQTVAALAKILPELQKQGYRFVKVSELLRYKH, encoded by the coding sequence ATGCTGAAACGAAAAATTATTCTATCAATTTTTTCTTTAATTTGTGCAGTACATATATTTCAAGTGGACAAAGTGGAAGCGAAAATGTTGCTAAGAAAAGAACTAGAGCCAACTGGTTATGTAACATGGGAAGTACCGAACAATGAAAAAATTATTGCGATTACATTTGATGATGGGCCAGATCCAACATATACACCGCAAGTGTTAAATTTATTACGTCAATATAACGCGGAAGCGACTTTTTTTATGATTGGTTTTCGAGTTCAGCGTAATCCGAATTTAGTACATCAAGTGTTGAAAGAAGGACATGAAATCGGAAATCACACGATGAATCATTTGTATGCAAACAACGCATCTGACGAAAAACTAAAAAGTGATATTTTAGATGGGAAGAAATACTTTAGAAAATGGGTGAAGGAGCCTTTGTTGTTCCGTCCTCCAGGTGGATATATTAATGATGCTGTATTTACAACGGCAAAAGAAGCGGGATATCAAATCGTTCTCTGGTCATGGCATCAAGATCCGCGTGATTGGGCAAACCCAGGAACTGAATCCATCGTGAATCACGTTATAAAAAATGCAAAAAGCGGAGATATTGTATTGTTGCATGACGGAGGAAACGACCGTAGTCAAACGGTGGCGGCGCTAGCAAAAATTTTACCAGAGCTTCAAAAGCAAGGATATCGATTTGTAAAAGTTTCGGAGCTGTTACGCTATAAGCATTAA
- the acnA gene encoding aconitate hydratase AcnA, translating to MVKHNPFRSRATFELDGKTYHYYQLKALENAGVGNVSQLPYSVKVLLESVLRQVDGRVITEEHVTNLAKWGTKDVQDIDVPFKPSRVILQDFTGVPAVVDLASLRKAMADMGGDPDKINPEITVDLVIDHSVQVDRAGTADALAFNMDLEFKRNEERYKFLSWAQKSFDNYRAVPPATGIVHQVNLEYLAPVVHAVKNAEGELVAYPDSLVGTDSHTTMINGIGVLGWGVGGIEAEAGMLGQPSYFPVPEVIGVKLTGTLPSGTTATDVALKVTQVLRQKGVVGKFVEFFGNGLKSMPLADRATISNMAPEYGATCGFFPIDDISLEYLRLTGRDEEQIRVVEEYCKANGLFYTADSKDPIYTDLVEIDLNTIESNLSGPKRPQDLIPLSDMKDAFHKAVVAPVGTQGLGFNEQEFDKEVKVTLEDKEVTMKTGAIAIAAITSCTNTSNPYVLIGAGLVAKKAIEKGLKVPDYVKTSLAPGSKVVTEYLDKSGLTTYLDQLGFQTVGYGCTTCIGNSGPLAEELEEAIAANDLLVTSVLSGNRNFEGRIHPLVKANYLASPPLVVAYALAGTVDIDLKNDEIGKDANGNAVYFNDIWPSAKEIEDVVQSVVTSELFKKEYAQVFNSNERWNEIQTSNEALYTWDNDSTYIQNPPFFEGLSKEPGEVETLSGLRVVGKFGDSVTTDHISPAGSIGKHTPAGRYLLENGVQPVDFNSYGSRRGNHEVMMRGTFANIRIKNQIAPGTEGGYTTYWPTGEVTSIYDAAMKYKEDGTGLLVVAGKDYGMGSSRDWAAKGTNLLGIKAVIAESFERIHRSNLVLMGVLPLQFKDGESAETLGLVGNESFEIQIDKTVRPRDLVKVVAIDSEGNEKQFEVVARFDSEVEIDYYRHGGILQMVLREKIEESKVSN from the coding sequence ATGGTCAAACATAATCCATTTCGATCACGTGCAACATTTGAATTAGATGGAAAGACGTATCATTATTATCAATTGAAAGCGCTTGAAAATGCAGGGGTTGGCAACGTATCTCAATTACCGTATTCCGTTAAAGTTTTACTTGAATCTGTACTTCGTCAAGTTGATGGGCGTGTAATTACAGAAGAGCATGTTACAAATTTAGCGAAGTGGGGAACGAAAGATGTTCAAGATATCGATGTTCCATTCAAACCTTCTCGCGTAATTTTACAAGACTTCACAGGTGTTCCAGCTGTTGTTGATCTGGCTTCACTTCGAAAAGCAATGGCAGACATGGGTGGAGATCCTGACAAAATTAATCCTGAAATTACTGTAGATCTTGTAATTGATCATTCTGTACAGGTTGATAGAGCGGGTACGGCAGACGCGCTTGCATTCAACATGGACTTAGAATTTAAACGTAATGAAGAACGTTATAAATTTTTAAGCTGGGCACAAAAATCATTTGATAACTATCGTGCAGTTCCACCAGCAACAGGTATTGTACACCAAGTAAACCTTGAATATTTAGCTCCAGTCGTTCACGCGGTGAAAAATGCTGAAGGTGAATTAGTTGCATACCCTGATTCATTAGTGGGAACAGACTCTCATACAACAATGATTAACGGTATAGGTGTTCTTGGATGGGGTGTTGGCGGTATTGAGGCGGAAGCAGGAATGCTTGGACAGCCTTCATATTTCCCAGTACCTGAAGTAATCGGTGTGAAATTAACTGGTACACTTCCAAGTGGTACAACAGCAACTGACGTTGCATTAAAAGTAACACAAGTATTACGTCAAAAAGGTGTAGTTGGTAAATTCGTTGAGTTCTTCGGTAATGGACTAAAGAGCATGCCTCTAGCTGACCGTGCAACAATTTCAAATATGGCACCAGAATACGGCGCAACTTGTGGATTCTTCCCAATCGACGATATTTCATTAGAATACTTACGTTTAACAGGTAGAGATGAAGAGCAAATTCGCGTTGTTGAAGAATATTGTAAAGCGAACGGTTTATTCTATACAGCAGACAGTAAAGATCCAATTTACACTGATCTTGTTGAAATTGATTTAAATACAATCGAATCTAACCTTTCTGGACCGAAACGCCCACAAGATTTAATTCCACTTTCAGATATGAAAGATGCGTTCCACAAAGCTGTTGTAGCACCAGTTGGAACACAAGGACTTGGATTTAATGAGCAAGAGTTCGATAAAGAAGTGAAGGTTACATTAGAAGATAAAGAAGTAACGATGAAAACAGGTGCAATTGCAATCGCTGCAATTACAAGCTGTACAAATACATCAAACCCATACGTATTAATTGGGGCAGGTCTAGTTGCGAAGAAAGCAATTGAAAAAGGACTTAAAGTACCTGATTACGTAAAAACATCATTAGCACCAGGATCTAAAGTTGTTACAGAGTACTTAGATAAGTCTGGATTAACAACATATTTAGATCAATTAGGTTTCCAAACAGTTGGTTACGGCTGTACGACTTGTATCGGTAACTCTGGTCCGTTAGCAGAGGAATTAGAAGAAGCAATCGCAGCAAACGATTTATTAGTAACATCTGTTTTATCTGGTAACCGTAACTTTGAAGGTCGTATTCATCCGCTTGTAAAAGCGAACTACTTAGCATCACCACCACTTGTTGTGGCATATGCACTTGCAGGTACTGTTGATATTGACCTGAAAAATGATGAAATCGGTAAAGATGCAAATGGCAATGCTGTTTACTTCAACGACATTTGGCCATCAGCTAAAGAAATTGAAGATGTAGTTCAAAGTGTTGTTACATCTGAACTGTTCAAAAAAGAATATGCGCAAGTATTTAATAGCAATGAGCGTTGGAATGAAATCCAAACTTCAAACGAAGCTTTATATACTTGGGATAATGATTCAACTTATATTCAAAACCCACCATTCTTTGAAGGTTTATCTAAAGAGCCAGGTGAAGTTGAAACGTTATCAGGTTTACGCGTAGTTGGTAAATTTGGTGATTCTGTAACGACAGACCACATTTCACCAGCAGGTTCAATTGGTAAGCATACACCAGCTGGACGCTACTTATTAGAAAACGGCGTACAACCAGTTGACTTTAACTCTTACGGTTCTCGTCGTGGTAACCATGAAGTTATGATGCGTGGTACATTCGCGAATATTCGTATTAAAAACCAAATCGCACCAGGAACAGAAGGCGGATATACAACATATTGGCCAACTGGTGAAGTAACATCTATCTATGATGCTGCTATGAAATATAAAGAAGATGGCACAGGCCTTCTAGTTGTTGCTGGTAAAGACTACGGTATGGGAAGTTCTCGTGACTGGGCTGCGAAAGGTACAAACTTATTAGGTATTAAAGCAGTTATCGCAGAAAGCTTCGAGCGTATTCATCGTAGTAACTTAGTGTTAATGGGTGTATTACCACTTCAATTTAAAGATGGCGAAAGTGCTGAGACATTAGGTCTTGTTGGTAACGAGTCATTTGAAATTCAAATTGACAAAACAGTTAGACCACGCGATCTTGTAAAAGTAGTTGCAATCGATTCGGAAGGCAACGAAAAACAATTTGAAGTAGTAGCTCGTTTCGATAGTGAAGTTGAAATTGACTACTACCGTCACGGTGGTATTTTACAAATGGTTCTTCGTGAGAAAATTGAAGAATCTAAAGTATCAAACTAA
- a CDS encoding 3'-5' exonuclease, producing MYVVEYVSLPEDYIVIDFETTGFNPYNDRIIQVAAVKYQNHELVDQFVSFVNPERPIPGRITSLTGITNYRVSDAPTIQEVLPLFLAFIGQNTIIAHNASFDMRFLKSNVNMLRLPDPKNKVIDTVFLAKKYMKHAPNHKLETLKRMLGIRLSSHNALDDCITCAAVYRKCAAIEEEGKKKVKKKLLDEIAIYEAIKEMLVKNNRDIEWIRYVNVGSYLDIKAFYPIVRLKVKGRKKYVLTEKTEEEVSEICTNLTCEPALKGEIGVTRIMIDSLEEFIKLESYIVNEYDLVLQALNEYKENKANADEEINKYLSIMN from the coding sequence GTGTATGTTGTGGAATATGTATCCTTACCAGAAGATTACATTGTAATTGATTTTGAAACAACAGGATTTAATCCGTATAATGACAGAATTATCCAAGTGGCAGCAGTGAAATATCAGAACCATGAATTGGTTGATCAATTTGTTTCATTTGTAAATCCAGAGCGCCCAATTCCAGGCCGAATTACAAGTTTAACAGGTATTACAAATTATCGTGTTTCAGACGCACCAACAATTCAAGAAGTATTGCCGTTATTTTTAGCTTTTATAGGCCAAAATACTATTATTGCACATAATGCTTCTTTTGATATGCGTTTTTTAAAGAGCAATGTAAATATGCTTAGATTACCAGATCCTAAAAATAAAGTTATTGATACCGTGTTTTTGGCAAAAAAATATATGAAACATGCTCCTAATCATAAGCTTGAAACTTTAAAGCGAATGCTTGGAATTCGTTTAAGTTCTCATAATGCACTTGACGATTGTATTACATGTGCAGCAGTTTATCGAAAATGTGCAGCGATTGAAGAAGAAGGAAAAAAGAAAGTGAAGAAAAAATTGCTAGATGAAATAGCGATATATGAAGCGATAAAGGAAATGCTTGTGAAAAACAATCGTGATATAGAATGGATTCGCTATGTGAATGTTGGAAGTTATTTAGATATAAAAGCTTTTTATCCAATTGTAAGGTTGAAGGTAAAGGGAAGGAAAAAATATGTGTTAACAGAAAAAACGGAAGAAGAAGTAAGTGAAATATGCACGAATTTAACATGTGAGCCTGCTTTGAAAGGTGAAATAGGTGTCACAAGAATTATGATTGACAGCTTAGAGGAGTTTATAAAGTTGGAAAGTTATATTGTGAATGAGTACGATTTGGTGTTGCAAGCACTGAATGAGTATAAAGAGAACAAAGCGAATGCAGATGAAGAAATAAATAAATATTTAAGTATTATGAATTGA
- a CDS encoding alanyl-tRNA editing protein: MKQKLYYTDAYQQDFTATIIKQDYDTEGNLFAVLSETAFYPTGGGQPHDIGTLNDVFVNNVEEVDGEIRHFILEPLHTEEVKGQIDWQHRFDHMQQHAAQHILSAAFWDHFNIPTIGFHLGKEIVTIDLETANLSAETVEKAVQIANQIVFENHPIRIEWMNLEEAKKFPLRKEPTMSEDIRVVIIENYDYNGCGGTHPKRTGEVGPIQVLSWERNKGGIRLTFIAGWRSLKLMGQHQQIIKDVSKQLNSSENDIPAKVAQLLTSQKESEKAVQAMNEKLLFVEANELLQQSEEIHAGILMSNVFTNRSMQEIAKLSAIITEQQEHAITYFVIESDEKLQCILTCGKAVTLNMNTLLKDALPSIEGKGGGNQKSARGGGKAIITGDEFLNQLVHSLQKTV; this comes from the coding sequence GTGAAGCAAAAATTATATTACACTGATGCTTATCAGCAAGACTTTACAGCTACAATAATAAAGCAAGATTATGATACAGAAGGAAACTTATTTGCTGTTTTAAGTGAAACAGCTTTTTATCCGACAGGTGGTGGACAACCACATGATATTGGAACATTAAATGACGTTTTCGTAAACAATGTTGAAGAGGTAGATGGAGAAATTCGTCATTTTATATTAGAACCATTACATACAGAAGAGGTAAAAGGTCAAATCGATTGGCAACACCGTTTTGATCATATGCAGCAACACGCAGCACAGCACATTTTATCTGCTGCTTTTTGGGATCACTTTAACATACCGACAATTGGGTTCCACCTTGGAAAAGAAATCGTAACAATTGATTTAGAAACGGCTAACCTCTCTGCGGAAACTGTCGAAAAGGCAGTACAAATCGCAAATCAAATTGTTTTTGAAAACCACCCTATCCGTATTGAGTGGATGAACTTAGAGGAAGCAAAAAAATTCCCTCTCCGAAAAGAGCCAACTATGTCAGAGGATATACGTGTTGTAATCATCGAAAACTATGATTACAACGGCTGTGGTGGAACACACCCGAAACGTACAGGAGAAGTAGGTCCTATTCAAGTGCTTAGTTGGGAACGCAATAAAGGTGGGATACGCTTAACCTTTATCGCTGGTTGGCGCTCTCTTAAATTAATGGGACAACATCAACAAATTATTAAAGATGTTTCGAAGCAATTAAACAGTAGTGAAAACGATATTCCAGCAAAAGTAGCACAGCTTCTTACATCTCAAAAAGAAAGCGAAAAAGCAGTACAAGCAATGAATGAAAAATTATTATTTGTAGAGGCAAATGAACTATTACAACAATCGGAAGAAATACATGCTGGAATACTTATGTCCAACGTATTTACAAATCGCTCTATGCAAGAAATCGCAAAACTATCTGCTATCATTACAGAACAACAAGAACATGCAATCACATATTTCGTCATTGAAAGCGATGAAAAACTACAATGCATCCTTACTTGTGGTAAAGCAGTGACACTCAATATGAATACACTTTTAAAAGATGCCCTTCCTTCTATTGAAGGAAAAGGCGGTGGGAATCAAAAGAGTGCTCGCGGTGGTGGGAAAGCCATTATAACTGGGGACGAGTTTTTAAATCAGCTCGTTCATTCTTTACAAAAAACAGTTTAA
- a CDS encoding redoxin domain-containing protein has product MWRKLTIIVVLLCLAGYAAYEQFGKNDKQVIEDQAKSEAAMKEVIAKNGIEVGKVAPNFELTKLDGTKVKLSDLKGKTVILNFWATWCGPCQQEMPDMEAFYKKHKDNVEILAVNYTPSEGGNGEEKINKFVKEKGVTFPILLDKEINVTTTYKVITIPTSYFIDTKGVIQDKFIGPMTQKEMEKRVARLK; this is encoded by the coding sequence ATGTGGCGAAAGCTTACCATTATTGTAGTGTTACTTTGTTTAGCTGGATATGCAGCGTATGAACAATTCGGTAAAAATGACAAGCAAGTAATAGAAGATCAGGCGAAAAGTGAAGCTGCAATGAAAGAGGTAATTGCAAAGAATGGGATTGAAGTAGGGAAGGTTGCACCCAATTTTGAGTTAACAAAATTGGATGGAACTAAGGTAAAGTTATCGGATTTAAAGGGTAAGACAGTTATTTTAAATTTTTGGGCAACGTGGTGTGGGCCTTGTCAGCAAGAAATGCCTGATATGGAGGCTTTCTACAAAAAACATAAAGATAATGTAGAAATTTTGGCTGTCAATTATACACCTTCTGAAGGTGGAAATGGGGAAGAGAAAATAAATAAATTTGTGAAGGAAAAAGGGGTTACTTTCCCAATTTTATTGGATAAGGAGATAAATGTAACAACGACATATAAAGTAATTACCATTCCAACTTCCTATTTTATTGATACAAAAGGTGTCATTCAAGATAAGTTCATTGGTCCAATGACACAAAAAGAGATGGAGAAACGAGTAGCAAGGCTAAAATAA
- a CDS encoding Hsp20/alpha crystallin family protein: MDKDKKKKNCLFRVDGFEEWMDQFCSDSYTNLSFPNYIHIDLCETEQEYILETDVPNVTEQNVLIKKMETGLNIYILYNNASLQRIIPLPTSIIYKKMLACLENGFLAIHISKNEVANKHENKVLFSNERLI; encoded by the coding sequence ATGGACAAGGACAAGAAAAAGAAGAATTGTCTTTTTCGTGTTGACGGTTTCGAAGAATGGATGGATCAATTTTGCTCCGATTCTTATACCAACCTTAGTTTTCCAAATTATATTCATATTGACCTTTGTGAAACAGAACAAGAATATATTTTAGAAACGGACGTACCAAATGTGACGGAACAAAATGTACTCATAAAAAAGATGGAGACAGGCCTAAACATTTATATACTTTATAACAACGCTTCCTTACAACGAATCATTCCTTTACCGACTAGCATTATTTATAAGAAAATGTTAGCATGCCTAGAAAACGGATTTTTAGCCATTCATATTTCCAAAAACGAAGTCGCCAATAAACATGAAAATAAAGTTCTTTTTTCAAATGAAAGATTGATATAA